A window of the Dermatophagoides farinae isolate YC_2012a chromosome 2, ASM2471394v1, whole genome shotgun sequence genome harbors these coding sequences:
- the LOC124490995 gene encoding mite allergen Der p 3: MYRIFILSFLLYKSDNIHCDKFIVIDNIEFIVQVKNSLSLPGCGLSGHFERIANGQNSLDGSYPFAAMLYRYSIPFGGAVIINERWLLSAAHNFRDSKQSSIYSIGVGSINIKRLIMKKIDRIILHEKYQGRQKYDLALIRLKEPLRFGQTIRPICLPDYSFESLNNLKKGRAIGWGYRNFTSYKVSQILQEVDLDIIPLNECRSIYSKLKQDIIHSQICTYTMNKDACSGDSGGPFFAYRNDRAILFGIIDFGVTCADNFPGVNTAVSHFLHWINRILIENQ, translated from the exons ATGTAtcgtatttttattttatcatttttattatacaaATCTGATAATATTCATTGTGATAAATTCATTGTGATTGACAATATAGAATTCATTGTTCAAGTGAAAAATAGCCTCTCTTTACCTGGCTGTGGACTTTCCGGCCATTTCGAAAGAATTGCAAATGGCCAAAACAGTTTGGATGGATCATATCCATTTGCAGCAATGCTTTATCGTTATTCAATACCATTCGGTGGTGCTGTTATCATAAATGAAAGATGGCTTTTATCTGCTGCACATAATTTTCGTGACtcgaaacaatcatcaatctatTCGATCGGTGTGGGTTCGATCAATATCAAGCGTTTGATtatgaagaaaattgatAGAATAATTTTACATGAAAAATATCAAGGTCGACAGAAATACGATTTGGCATTGATCAGACTAAAAGAACCTTTGCGATTTGGCCAAACGATTCGACCTATTTGTCTTCCggattattcatttgaatcacttaataatttaaaaaaaggtCGTGCCATTGGCTGGGGTTATCGAAATTTTACTAGTTATAAAGTTTCACAGATTTTACAAGAAGTAGACCTAGATATCAttccattgaatgaatgtcgCAGCATTTATTCTAAACTAAAACAAGATATAATACATTCACAGATTTGTACATATACAATGAATAAAGATGCCTGTAGT gGGGATTCTGGTGGTCCATTTTTTGCCTATAGAAATGATCGAGCCATTCTTTTCGgtatcattgattttggtgTGACATGTGCGGATAATTTTCCGGGCGTTAATACGGCCGTCtctcattttcttcattggaTTAATAGAATTTTAAtagaaaatcaataa
- the CCDC53 gene encoding coiled-coil domain containing 53: MMHNFHLLRNPNFRLNKVSPLDNGTLVTFINNYMYAMIGMFNDFTEHLETKLITLNRKIDNISANLVILEMKLNSVNSTLLSNDIGADVNLNTVEQHNQVMTVPEMLNVDKDGINVQDDTKIYTTETVIDQTTTSQHQQKEQNDSSSSEPETNLSNNNNSEQNESLEMYKRMLRFGVNENAVRQKMVIDGIEPSLLNL; encoded by the coding sequence ATGATGCACAACTTTCATCTGCTTAGAAATCCAAATTTTCGACTGAACAAAGTTTCTCCTTTGGATAATGGTACATTAGTGACgttcatcaataattacATGTACGCTATGATTGGAATGTTTAATGATTTTACTGAGCATCTGGAGACGAAATTAATCACTTTGAATCGTAAGATCGATAATATCTCTGCTAATTTAGTCATCCTTGAAATGAAACTTAATAGTGTGAATAGTACATTACTAAGCAATGATATCGGTGCCGATGTTAATTTGAATACGGTAGAACAACATAATCAAGTGATGACCGTGCCGGAAATGCTTAATGTTGATAAGGATGGGATAAATGTACAAGATGATACGAAAATTTATACAACGGAAACAGTGATTGATCAAACGACAACAtctcaacatcaacaaaaagaacaaaatgattcgaGTTCATCAGAGCCTGAAACGAATttgtcaaataataataattcagaACAGAATGAAAGTTTAGAAATGTACAAGCGAATGCTTAGATTCggtgtgaatgaaaatgccGTTCGTCAGAAAATGGTCATTGATGGCATCGAACcttcattattgaatttataa
- the LOC124490736 gene encoding cytochrome P450 1A1, which yields MLWSISTYITSNLSSIVLILLFLRYLVSLNKDKRLPKGPSGFPLLGYLPFLGKNPHHTLWKLGEQYGSIYTLPLGEQKIVILNDWDSVRNALRKDSFLGRPDVSMFSLVTGVKSLIDDNHSSWREDRRFFETIFKTCFDSPNIFKNLVNELKSLLIYLKRSNGTPIESRKNITKYVNNFFYSFIFGRHYISSKSLFDSALFLRISILSLYPSWIAKTFYKLFVMFNHHHFTLFAKFFKNEAKNHFKSMRNESSIRDLIDYYILEMQAKKTNYTSTTMSIDKLRANCQVFLSFGCEAFISSFEWSLISMAYFTEYQQVMFKEIEKTIGLQRIPDFKDEIRMPFTTAFLNEVFRWKTVLPFNFTRRSTDDATILGHFIPKDTLVVANIWAVHHDSAIWEHPFRFNPYRFLTDDGKTMIGDHEGFMPFSLGKRSCVAETFVKKWLFIYIVVILQNFSISSPSGEEAFDEVYHLTVRPKKDVQLTFQWRNES from the exons ATGTTATGGTCGATATCAACTTATATTACATCTAATCTTAGTTCCATAGTGTTGATTCTATTATTTCTACGTTATTTGGTATCATTAAATAAAGATAAACGTTTGCCTAAAGGTCCCAGTGGTTTTCCACTGCTTGGTTATCTCCCATTTTTGGGAAAAAATCCTCATCATACTCTTTGGAAACTTGGCGAACAATATGGTTCGATTTATAC ACTGCCACTTGGTGagcaaaaaattgtcattctAAATGACTGGGATTCAGTGAGAAATGCATTACGAAAAGATTCTTTTCTTGGCCGTCCTgatgtttcaatgttttcattggTAACTGGAGTGAAAA gtttaatcgatgataatcacTCTAGTTGGCGGGAAGATCGTcgattttttgaaacaatattCAAAACCTGCTTTGATAGtccaaatattttcaaaaatctaGTTAATGAACTCAAGTCATTGTTGATATATTTGAAACGGTCCAATGGTACTCCAATAGAAAGCCGTAAAAATATCACAAAATatgtgaataattttttctattcatttatcTTTGGACGACATTATATTTCATCGAAATCGTTATTCGATTCAGCACTTTTTCTTAGAATTTCGATTTTATCGCTATATCCATCATGGATAGCGAAAACCTTTTACAAATTATTTGTCAtgtttaatcatcatcattttacattatttgccaaatttttcaa aaatgaagcaaaaaatcatttcaaatcaatgagAAATGAGTCTTCCATTCGtgatttaattgattattatattttggAGATGCAAgccaaaaaaaccaattataCATCGACTACAATGTCTA TCGATAAATTGCGAGCCAATTGTCAGGTATTTCTTAGTTTTGGCTGTGAAGcttttatatcatcatttgaatggtCATTAATATCAATGGCTTATTTCACCGAATATCAACAAGTTATGTTTAAAGAGATTGAAAAAACCATAGGCTTACAGCGAATACCCGATTTCAAAGATGAAATTCGAATGCCATTCACTACGGCATTCTTGAATGAAGTATTTCGATGGAAAACTGTCCTGCCTTTCAATTTTACACGAAG aTCTACTGATGATGCCACTATTTTAGGTCACTTTATTCCCAAAGATACATTAGTTGTCGCTAATATATGGGCTGTACATCACGATTCTGCTATATGGGAACATCCATTTCGCTTCAATCCATACAGGTTTCTTACAGATGATGGTAAAACTATGATCGGAGATCATGAAGGATTCATGCCATTCTCACTGGGCAAAAGATCTTGTGTAGCCGAAACATTTGTTAAAAAATGGCTTTTTATTTACATTGTCGTCATTCTGcagaatttttccatttcttcaCCTAGCGGTGAAGAAGCATTTGATGAAGTATATCATCTAACTGTTCGACCTAAGAAAGATGTTCAATTGACATTTCAATGGCGAAATGAGAGTTGA
- the tx gene encoding helix-loop-helix protein delilah taxi has translation MDSTVTKTNQDHNDQNDQNKTKMTIRKEKIVKVSTGKKYNLRIKSNSTSSQQSSNINRNVRNESRNPIVKHKPPPLSKYRRKTANLRERCRMQEINDAFKRLQSVVPDIFSITDERSSQSMAKLTKINTLKLAVNYISALTQILRQPETESECPNYGHDNENIQPSSENHKDKATISTTVTNRTISNNLNNGNISCNNNNIQHVPSSMIPNLHIGIHKNIHQYSNSNQPYCNTSEPIYCGQYSLNNHDSDTQKQTQQNQVVGLSNMMETFVFDHLIDNRQQQQQQQSDNNFITSNIIDYRQTTSQQAIMNMKNNHDNNVNSTCLAIEQEQQFNHHHHDNNNEQMEGIILDDLDSLFDDYVS, from the coding sequence ATGGATTCGACAGTGACCAAAACCAATCaagatcataatgatcaaaatgatcaaaacaaaacaaagatgactataagaaaagaaaagatcgTCAAAGTATcgactggaaaaaaatataatctaCGAATCAAATCtaattcaacatcatcacaacaaTCAAGTAATATTAATCGAAACGTTCGTAATGAATCACGTAATCCGATTGTCAAACATAAGCCTCCACCATTGAGTAAATATCGTCGAAAGACTGCCAATTTACGAGAAAGATGTCGAATGCAAGAAATTAATGATGCATTCAAAAGATTACAAAGTGTTGTTCCTGATATATTCTCAATAACAGATGAAAGATCCAGTCAATCGATGGCTAAATTGACGAAAATCAATACGCTTAAATTGGCCGTCAATTATATTTCAGCATTGACACAAATATTACGACAACCGGAAACGGAAAGTGAATGTCCAAATTATGGccatgataatgaaaatattcaaccATCGAGTGAAAATCATAAAGATAAAGCTACTATTTCCACCACAGTGACAAATCGAACCATTTccaataatttgaataatggCAACATAAGCtgtaacaataacaacattcAACATGTACCAAGTTCCATGATACCGAATTTACATATAGGTATCCATAAAAATATTCACCAATATTCTAATTCTAATCAACCATATTGCAATACTAGTGAACCGATTTATTGTGGGcaatattcattgaataaccATGACAGTGatacacaaaaacaaacacagcaAAATCAAGTCGTTGGTTTGTCGAATATGATGGAAACATTTGtatttgatcatttaattgataatcgccaacagcaacaacaacaacaatcagataataattttataacAAGTAACATAATCGATTATAGACAAACAACAAGTCAACAAGCCATaatgaacatgaaaaataatcatgataataatgttaataGTACATGCTTAGCTATAGAACAAGAGcaacaattcaatcatcatcatcatgataataataatgaacaaatggaAGGCATCATTCTTGATGATTTGGATAGcctatttgatgattatgtttcctga
- the LOC124498722 gene encoding equilibrative nucleoside transporter 3 translates to MTSRDVEPILDINGDVRESEPTLDTYESSTNINEDIDSIEIDRFHLARILFFMIGLVQLLPMNFLITADDLWNYKFRDVNSTDTHDKTELQKFFDSYLIIACNSPFLLVYLVSMTQYFHRITIDLKIHLAFLFTIITFVVITIFVKIDTDGYQNAFLKILLILVFIVNAAAIFIQAIFIGLAALFPLKYVQTMVAGQAMSGLFAASTKIFSLLGHRTLVNNVFIFFLLANLVLIATFALYLYIRKKPFYSSFVYVSSSLENNVPMNLSLFGQIFKNMWPFCLTLTFVFWVTISIYPSLFVLITPVDHETVIPEKFILPITCFLVFNLGDFLGRYMGQFVLLTKNHGYTIMIISLFRLLFIPIFLYCNAQPRHHLVFFTSETFFIIFNFIFALLNGYLVLNVFVNGPQLMPEEYRHMSGYFLIAFLGLGLTLGSLTSPFVIDLL, encoded by the exons atgacatCACGAGATGTTGAACCAATTCTGGACATTAATGGTGATGTTCGAGAATCTGAACCAACGCTGGACACGTATGAATCATCGACTAATATAAACGAAGATATTGATAGCATCGAAATTGATAG ATTTCATTTGGCTCGAATTCTATTCTTCATGATTGGTTTGGTACAATTGTTGCCAATGAATTTTCTAATCACTGCTGATGAT TTATGGAATTACAAATTTAGAGATGTAAATTCAACAGATACTCATGATAAGACAGAActtcagaaattttttgataGTTATTTGATCATTGCCTGTAATTCACCATTTTTACTCGTTTATCTTGTTAGTATGACACAATATTTTCATAG GATTaccattgatttgaaaatccaTCTTGCTTTTCTATTTACCATCATAACTTTTGTTGTAATCAcaatttttgtcaaaatCGATACTGATGGAT ATCAAAAtgcatttttgaaaatattattaattcTAGTATTCATTGTGAATGCAGCTGCCATTTTTATTCAGGCAATTTTCATTGGTCTTGCTGCATTGTTTCCTTTGAAATATGTACAAACAATGGTTGCCGGTCAGGCAATGTCCGGTTTATTTGCCGCATCCACCAAGATATTCTCATTGTTGGGACATCGTACATTGGTAAACAatgttttcatattttttcttctggcCAATTTGGTTTTGATAGCAACGTTTGCACTATACTTGTACATACGAAAAAAG ccattctattcatcatttgtatatGTTTCATCTAGCTTGGAAAACAATGTTCCAATGAATCTGTCATTATTTggacaaattttcaaaaat ATGTGGCCATTCTGTTTAACGCTTACGTTTGTCTTTTGGGTTACAATATCCATCTATCCTAGCTTATTCGTTCTAATAACACCTGTTGATCATGAAACTGTTATaccagaaaaatttattctacCGATAACATGTTTTCTTGTATTTAATTTGGGCGATTTTCTTGGTCGATATATGGGACAATTTGTTCTGCTCACTAAAAATCATGGATAtaccataatgataatttcattatttcgtTTATTGTTCATTCCTATTTTTCTCTATTGTAATGCTCAACCTAGACATCATTTAGTGTTCTTTACATCcgaaacattttttattatattcaattttatattcGCATTACTTAATGGTTATCTTGTATTGAATGTATTTGTTAATGGGCCACAATTAATGCCTGAAGAATATCGTCATATGTCAGgatattttttgattgcatTTTTAGGTCTTGGACTTACATTAGGTTCACTTACATCACCATTTGTTATCGATCttttataa